One Ignavibacterium sp. DNA segment encodes these proteins:
- a CDS encoding dihydroorotate dehydrogenase electron transfer subunit, which yields MLIVNSPVVETIQIHENIFIQKILSPEIAQNINPGQFLNIRVSETTNPLLRRPFSICDVDGDNIFILFNVMGEGTKILACRQPGSLVDILGPLGNGFNLNDDFETAVLVAGGLGSAPFPYLTRKIGQSKKIISFVGGRSKKDLITYSMLNFHTSTDDGSEGYKGNVVKLLEKNRDKLDKDKIKIFGCGPNAMLRSLKEFCLKYDYNCEISTESAMACGFGICQGCPIESTKDPDKYLLVCKDGPVFNVKDVNI from the coding sequence TTGCTCATTGTAAACTCTCCGGTTGTAGAGACTATACAAATTCACGAAAATATTTTTATACAAAAGATACTTTCACCTGAAATTGCACAAAATATTAATCCGGGACAGTTTCTTAATATCAGGGTTTCTGAAACAACAAATCCATTGTTGAGAAGACCTTTCAGCATTTGCGATGTTGATGGTGATAATATTTTTATTTTGTTCAATGTAATGGGCGAGGGGACTAAAATACTTGCTTGCAGGCAACCTGGCAGTTTAGTGGATATATTAGGTCCGCTTGGCAACGGATTTAATTTGAATGATGATTTTGAAACTGCTGTTTTAGTTGCCGGTGGTTTAGGCTCAGCACCATTTCCTTATCTTACAAGAAAAATTGGACAATCAAAAAAAATAATTTCTTTTGTTGGCGGTAGAAGTAAAAAAGATTTAATTACATATTCAATGTTGAATTTTCATACTTCAACTGATGATGGTTCTGAAGGATATAAGGGAAATGTGGTAAAATTACTTGAAAAAAACCGGGATAAACTGGATAAAGATAAAATTAAAATTTTTGGATGCGGTCCTAATGCAATGTTAAGGAGTTTAAAAGAGTTCTGCCTTAAATACGATTATAACTGTGAGATTTCAACTGAGTCAGCAATGGCATGCGGATTTGGAATATGCCAGGGATGTCCGATTGAATCAACCAAAGACCCTGATAAGTATTTGCTTGTCTGCAAAGACGGTCCTGTATTCAATGTCAAAGATGTTAATATATGA
- a CDS encoding mannose-1-phosphate guanylyltransferase — translation MNLYAVIMAGGVGSRFWPRSKKRMPKQLLNIFGDDTMIQATVKRLTGMVEKDKIYIITNELQSSEIKKQLPDLPVENIIEEPFGRNTAACIGLASVMIKSKDPDAITVVLPADHIIKDVDEFKNIIENAARFANESKGLVTIGIKPTRPETGYGYIQIDDKPVADNIFKVFTFAEKPNYATAVRFVESGDFLWNSGMFIWRVDVILDEIKNLMIDLHEGLVDIEKSLFSNNFKEELKNIYAQLKKISIDYGIMERSSKVYLTKGSFSWSDVGSWEEVYQLSPKNENGVASFGQVYTNMVNDSYIYSPDKMTAVIGLDNVIVINQGDTLLVCRRDKAQDVKEIVDYLKINKMDEHL, via the coding sequence ATGAATTTATATGCTGTAATTATGGCAGGCGGTGTTGGCTCACGTTTCTGGCCAAGAAGCAAAAAGAGAATGCCTAAACAATTATTAAATATATTTGGTGATGATACGATGATTCAGGCTACTGTTAAACGATTGACAGGAATGGTTGAAAAAGATAAGATCTATATTATTACAAATGAGCTTCAAAGTTCTGAGATAAAAAAACAATTGCCTGATTTACCGGTTGAAAATATTATCGAAGAACCGTTTGGAAGAAATACTGCTGCCTGTATCGGACTTGCTTCTGTAATGATTAAATCAAAAGACCCGGATGCAATTACCGTTGTTTTGCCCGCAGATCATATCATAAAAGATGTTGATGAATTTAAAAACATAATTGAAAATGCTGCAAGATTTGCAAATGAGTCAAAAGGATTAGTTACTATCGGTATTAAACCAACGCGCCCTGAAACCGGTTATGGTTATATTCAAATTGATGATAAACCTGTTGCAGATAATATTTTTAAAGTTTTTACCTTTGCCGAAAAACCAAATTATGCTACAGCTGTCCGGTTTGTAGAAAGCGGCGATTTTCTTTGGAACTCGGGGATGTTTATTTGGAGAGTTGATGTAATACTTGATGAAATAAAAAATTTAATGATAGATCTGCACGAAGGATTGGTTGATATCGAAAAAAGTCTGTTTTCAAATAACTTTAAAGAAGAATTAAAAAATATTTATGCCCAGCTTAAAAAAATTTCTATAGATTACGGTATAATGGAAAGATCATCCAAAGTGTATCTTACAAAAGGCTCGTTCAGTTGGAGTGATGTTGGCAGCTGGGAAGAGGTTTATCAATTATCGCCTAAAAATGAAAATGGTGTTGCTTCCTTTGGGCAAGTTTATACTAATATGGTTAATGATTCATATATTTATTCACCCGATAAAATGACTGCGGTTATCGGACTTGATAATGTAATTGTAATTAATCAGGGCGATACATTGCTTGTATGCCGGCGGGATAAGGCTCAGGATGTTAAAGAAATTGTTGATTATCTGAAAATCAACAAAATGGATGAACATCTGTAA
- the alr gene encoding alanine racemase, with amino-acid sequence MRPTKALISAVNLKKNYLNIRKKVGNVKVMAVVKADAYGHNVKFVVQTLNSLGNKKPDYYAVATIEEGIELKKLKVTQPVVIFDLIDEDSVKDIIEMDLITTVFTERHIKVLTDELKKTNSKRKIKVHVNIDTGMRRLGVDFQDAFEFIKRLSKVKQIIIDGIYTHFATSDEAGSKFAKLQIKRFDSVINKLKENKINFGFAYSANSGAILDFPEAYYDMVRPGISLYGYYPSLETSKKLKLNPVMSVISKVGSIKIVNKGESISYGRKYYTKRKTKIITIPMGYADGFSRNLTNKAKAIIKGKLYNQVGIVTMDRVMFDVGRDDIKIGDEVILIGKNGKLAIDAWDWSEKLNTIPYEVLCGISKRVPRVLVK; translated from the coding sequence ATGCGTCCAACAAAAGCTTTAATTAGTGCTGTAAATCTTAAAAAGAATTATCTGAACATCCGGAAGAAAGTTGGCAATGTAAAAGTTATGGCAGTTGTCAAAGCAGATGCTTACGGACATAATGTAAAGTTTGTTGTTCAAACATTAAATTCGCTTGGAAATAAAAAACCTGATTACTATGCAGTTGCCACTATTGAAGAAGGGATAGAATTAAAAAAATTAAAAGTTACTCAACCTGTAGTTATTTTTGATCTTATTGACGAAGATTCAGTAAAAGATATTATTGAGATGGATTTAATAACAACTGTTTTTACTGAGAGGCACATAAAGGTATTAACTGACGAACTCAAAAAAACAAATTCAAAAAGAAAAATAAAGGTGCATGTAAATATTGATACAGGAATGCGCAGATTAGGTGTTGATTTTCAGGATGCATTTGAATTTATAAAGAGATTATCAAAAGTTAAACAAATTATTATCGATGGAATCTATACACACTTTGCAACCTCAGATGAAGCAGGAAGTAAATTTGCAAAACTGCAAATAAAAAGATTTGATTCTGTTATAAATAAACTTAAAGAAAATAAAATAAACTTCGGATTTGCATATTCAGCTAACTCCGGTGCAATATTAGATTTTCCTGAAGCATATTATGATATGGTTAGACCTGGAATTTCTTTATATGGATATTATCCATCATTGGAAACATCAAAAAAGTTAAAATTAAATCCGGTAATGTCAGTAATTTCAAAAGTAGGCTCTATTAAGATTGTTAATAAGGGTGAATCAATAAGCTATGGCAGAAAGTACTATACTAAACGGAAAACAAAAATTATTACAATACCGATGGGTTACGCTGATGGTTTTTCAAGAAATTTAACCAACAAAGCTAAAGCAATTATTAAAGGTAAATTATACAATCAGGTTGGTATTGTTACGATGGACAGAGTAATGTTTGATGTAGGACGTGATGATATAAAAATCGGCGACGAAGTAATTTTAATTGGTAAAAACGGTAAATTAGCAATAGACGCATGGGATTGGTCTGAAAAACTTAATACAATTCCTTATGAAGTTCTTTGTGGAATTAGTAAAAGAGTTCCAAGAGTATTAGTAAAATAA
- a CDS encoding NADH-quinone oxidoreductase subunit A → MLTEFGKAFIFILIAMIFVIGLVFLSKLIRPHRPTKEKLLTYECGENPEGSPWIKFNIRFYVVALIFLIFDVEVVLLIPWALGYKAFGMTGFLVGLVFLVLLGIGMAYEWRKGDLEWEKPKVQPPVINKQPAAKVEEELVEV, encoded by the coding sequence ATGCTAACAGAATTCGGAAAAGCTTTTATTTTTATTTTAATAGCAATGATATTTGTTATTGGGCTTGTATTCCTTTCAAAACTTATTCGTCCCCACAGACCAACAAAAGAAAAGTTATTGACTTATGAATGCGGTGAAAATCCGGAAGGCTCACCTTGGATAAAATTTAATATTAGATTTTATGTTGTCGCTCTTATCTTCCTGATTTTTGATGTTGAGGTTGTATTGCTTATTCCCTGGGCTTTAGGTTACAAAGCATTTGGAATGACCGGCTTCTTAGTTGGCTTAGTATTCTTAGTGCTCTTAGGTATCGGTATGGCTTATGAGTGGCGTAAAGGTGATCTGGAATGGGAAAAGCCAAAAGTTCAACCTCCGGTAATAAATAAGCAGCCTGCAGCAAAAGTAGAAGAAGAATTAGTTGAGGTTTAA
- the nuoB gene encoding NADH-quinone oxidoreductase subunit NuoB, which produces MGLLDKEFTDGNIVIAKAEDLMNWARLSSLWQVSFGLACCAIEMMATSASHYDFDRFGVIPRPSPRHADIIIISGTVTLKMATRIKRLYEQMPEPKYIISMGSCSNSGGPYWEHGYHVLKGIDRVIPVDVYVPGCPPRPEALLEGLIKLQEKIRKTSLVKKST; this is translated from the coding sequence ATGGGTTTACTCGATAAAGAATTTACTGATGGTAACATTGTTATAGCTAAAGCTGAAGACTTAATGAACTGGGCAAGATTGTCATCATTATGGCAAGTTAGTTTTGGATTAGCCTGTTGTGCAATCGAAATGATGGCAACATCAGCATCGCATTATGATTTTGACAGATTTGGAGTTATTCCCCGCCCTTCTCCAAGACATGCAGATATTATTATCATATCTGGTACTGTTACATTAAAAATGGCAACCCGGATTAAAAGACTTTATGAACAAATGCCTGAACCAAAGTATATTATCTCGATGGGCAGTTGTTCTAATAGCGGAGGACCTTACTGGGAGCATGGTTATCACGTTCTTAAAGGTATTGATAGAGTAATTCCGGTTGATGTTTATGTACCAGGTTGCCCACCAAGACCTGAAGCATTATTGGAAGGATTAATTAAACTTCAGGAGAAGATCCGGAAAACAAGTTTAGTAAAAAAATCAACATGA
- a CDS encoding NADH-quinone oxidoreductase subunit C, which translates to MKNTEEILQVLKDSFPDFSFELKSDLPVESFIICSSLVIDKVAHFLHDTAELNFDSLINLSGVDEIKANQLSVYYHLESTELKHKLVLKVVTDRNNPEVASVVDIWQGANWHEREAYDMFGIKFLNHPDLRRILMPYDWEAGYPLRKDYENPEFYQGMKVPY; encoded by the coding sequence ATGAAAAACACTGAAGAAATTTTACAGGTATTAAAAGATAGTTTTCCAGATTTTAGTTTTGAACTTAAATCAGATTTACCTGTTGAAAGTTTTATTATTTGTAGTTCGTTAGTAATTGACAAAGTAGCACACTTTTTACACGATACTGCCGAGCTTAATTTTGATTCGTTAATCAATTTATCCGGAGTTGATGAAATTAAAGCAAATCAATTAAGCGTGTATTATCATCTCGAATCAACAGAATTAAAACATAAATTAGTTTTGAAAGTAGTAACAGATAGAAATAATCCGGAAGTAGCATCCGTTGTTGATATCTGGCAAGGCGCTAATTGGCACGAACGCGAAGCTTATGATATGTTTGGAATTAAATTTTTAAATCACCCTGACCTAAGAAGAATCCTGATGCCTTATGATTGGGAAGCCGGCTATCCTTTAAGAAAAGATTATGAAAATCCTGAGTTTTACCAGGGAATGAAGGTACCATATTAA
- a CDS encoding NADH-quinone oxidoreductase subunit D, which produces MSQDLLTNTKSSVIRTEEMVLNMGPQHPSTHGVLRLELTIEGEIITKVTPHIGYLHRCFEKHCEAMTYPQIVPYTDRMDYLASMGNEFGYAVAMEKLLGIEVPQRVEYIRVIMAEFQRIASHLVALGTYGADIGAFTPFLYCFRDREKILHLFEITCGARLLYNYIWVGGLSHDLHPDFVRKARDFVKEFRPTIKELNDLLSYNKIFIDRTANVGILPVKTAINFGVSGPNLRASGIKWDIRKDDPYSVYNKFDFDIPVGKGTHGSVGDSWDRYFVRILEMEESLKIIEQALDQLPEGDVQSAIPKRIKPNAGQVYGRVENPRGELGYFIISDGSTTPYRVKVRAPSFVTLQVLGELCKGYMIADVITILGSIDIVLGEIDR; this is translated from the coding sequence ATGTCACAAGATTTACTGACAAATACTAAAAGCTCTGTAATCCGCACCGAAGAAATGGTTCTTAATATGGGTCCTCAACACCCATCCACACACGGAGTATTAAGATTAGAGCTTACTATTGAAGGTGAAATTATAACTAAGGTTACTCCTCATATAGGCTACTTACACAGATGTTTTGAAAAGCATTGTGAAGCAATGACTTATCCTCAAATAGTTCCTTATACAGATCGTATGGATTATTTAGCATCAATGGGTAATGAATTTGGCTATGCTGTAGCAATGGAAAAACTTCTTGGTATTGAAGTTCCTCAAAGAGTTGAATATATCAGGGTGATAATGGCTGAGTTTCAGAGAATTGCTTCACACCTTGTTGCTTTGGGTACTTATGGAGCTGATATAGGAGCTTTTACCCCATTCCTTTATTGTTTTAGAGATAGAGAAAAAATTTTACATCTGTTTGAAATTACCTGCGGTGCAAGATTACTTTATAATTATATATGGGTCGGTGGATTATCTCACGATTTACATCCTGACTTTGTTAGAAAAGCAAGAGATTTTGTTAAAGAATTCAGACCAACTATTAAAGAGCTTAATGATCTGTTAAGTTATAATAAGATTTTTATCGATCGTACTGCAAATGTTGGTATCCTGCCGGTTAAAACAGCAATTAATTTTGGAGTTTCAGGTCCAAATTTAAGAGCATCAGGAATTAAGTGGGATATAAGAAAAGATGATCCGTATTCTGTTTATAATAAATTTGATTTTGATATTCCTGTCGGCAAAGGAACGCACGGATCCGTTGGTGATAGCTGGGATAGATATTTCGTACGAATTTTAGAAATGGAAGAAAGTCTTAAAATCATTGAACAGGCGTTAGATCAGCTGCCTGAAGGTGATGTGCAATCAGCAATCCCAAAAAGAATTAAACCAAATGCAGGGCAGGTTTATGGCAGAGTTGAAAATCCTAGAGGAGAATTAGGATATTTTATTATTAGTGATGGCTCTACAACTCCCTACAGAGTTAAAGTAAGAGCTCCTTCATTTGTTACATTGCAGGTGCTTGGAGAATTGTGTAAAGGTTATATGATAGCTGATGTTATTACAATTCTCGGTAGTATTGATATTGTATTAGGAGAGATTGACAGATGA
- the nuoH gene encoding NADH-quinone oxidoreductase subunit NuoH, whose product MMYDFFVDLFGNTVIAAIASGILMSLLPLFLFILPYALFAVLAERKVSAHMQDRLGPMRIGWHGWNQTIADIIKLIQKEDIVASDTDKPLFNFAPVLVFAGSYAAFAAIPFSSYYIGSEVDLGIFYIIAVTGLVVAGILMAGWASNNKYSLLGSMRSVAQIVSYEIPTMLVVLSLVMVSETMSLHKLSEMQTGYFWNWYIFGGPGFGLTKFLLIPSMLIGFIIIYISTLAEVNRVPFDIPEAESELVAGYHTEYSGMKFAMFFLAEYANMYAVSAIVAALFFGGYQSPVGYIGNLLGVEWLIPIEQFFWFTAKGLFFVFVQMWLRWTLPRLRVDQLMAVSWKYLIPIAFVNLITIGFITLI is encoded by the coding sequence ATGATGTACGATTTTTTTGTTGATTTATTTGGAAATACTGTTATTGCAGCAATAGCTTCGGGAATTCTTATGAGCCTGCTGCCGTTGTTTTTGTTTATTCTGCCTTATGCTCTCTTTGCAGTTTTGGCTGAACGAAAAGTTTCAGCACATATGCAGGACAGGCTTGGTCCGATGAGAATCGGCTGGCATGGCTGGAACCAAACTATTGCTGATATAATAAAACTTATTCAGAAAGAAGATATTGTTGCTTCTGATACAGATAAACCATTGTTTAATTTTGCACCCGTTCTTGTTTTTGCTGGAAGCTATGCTGCTTTTGCCGCTATTCCATTCAGTAGTTATTATATAGGCTCAGAAGTTGACTTAGGTATATTTTATATTATTGCAGTTACGGGATTAGTAGTTGCCGGAATATTAATGGCAGGCTGGGCATCAAATAACAAATACTCGCTGCTCGGCTCAATGAGATCAGTTGCACAGATTGTAAGTTATGAAATTCCAACTATGCTGGTTGTGCTTAGTCTGGTAATGGTTAGTGAAACTATGAGTCTGCATAAACTAAGTGAAATGCAGACCGGATATTTCTGGAATTGGTATATCTTTGGCGGTCCCGGCTTTGGTCTCACTAAATTTTTACTCATTCCATCAATGCTGATTGGATTTATTATTATCTATATAAGCACCTTGGCTGAAGTTAACCGCGTTCCTTTCGATATCCCTGAAGCCGAATCTGAACTTGTAGCTGGTTATCATACAGAATATTCAGGGATGAAATTTGCAATGTTCTTTTTAGCTGAATATGCAAATATGTATGCTGTTTCTGCTATTGTTGCTGCACTGTTTTTTGGAGGTTATCAATCACCTGTCGGGTATATTGGAAATTTGTTAGGCGTTGAATGGCTTATACCGATTGAACAGTTTTTTTGGTTTACTGCAAAGGGATTGTTCTTTGTTTTCGTACAAATGTGGCTCCGATGGACATTACCCAGACTGCGTGTTGATCAGTTAATGGCAGTAAGCTGGAAGTATCTGATTCCAATTGCATTTGTAAATCTTATAACCATTGGTTTTATTACGTTAATTTAA
- a CDS encoding NADH-quinone oxidoreductase subunit I codes for MKEYFSNIYTALVTIFIGMKVTLKHLFVPSVTIQYPDVKPELPERERNRLYVNMDDCIGCDQCARACPVSCIQIETTKGLPSEDLGKTSNGKKKALWVTGFTIDFSKCCYCQLCVFPCPTDCIYMTDVYEFSEYQRDDLIFDFVTLTPEERQQKRDNLAKFNAEKEAEKLKAASETKPKAEAEQKKD; via the coding sequence ATGAAAGAATATTTCTCAAATATTTATACAGCTCTGGTAACAATCTTTATCGGTATGAAAGTAACATTAAAGCATTTGTTTGTTCCATCTGTAACAATACAATATCCGGATGTAAAACCTGAATTACCTGAGCGCGAAAGAAATAGATTATATGTAAACATGGATGATTGTATAGGATGCGACCAGTGTGCAAGAGCATGTCCTGTAAGCTGTATTCAAATTGAAACTACCAAAGGTCTGCCTTCAGAGGATCTTGGAAAAACTTCAAATGGAAAAAAGAAAGCCTTATGGGTTACAGGATTTACTATTGATTTTTCTAAATGCTGTTATTGTCAGTTATGTGTTTTTCCTTGTCCAACTGATTGTATTTATATGACTGATGTTTATGAATTTTCAGAATATCAGCGTGATGACCTTATTTTTGATTTTGTAACCTTAACTCCTGAAGAAAGACAGCAGAAGCGCGATAATCTGGCTAAGTTTAATGCAGAAAAAGAAGCTGAAAAGTTAAAAGCTGCATCTGAAACAAAACCAAAAGCTGAAGCTGAGCAGAAAAAAGATTAA
- a CDS encoding NADH-quinone oxidoreductase subunit J — protein MNLYDLMFYLFAALTVISGFFVVTNRNIIYSGFFLLFTFFGVAGIYVLLGADFVAIVQLIVYVGGILILLLFGVMLTNTITNVEIKTGTINIYPATIAIGLLTGSLLAALINSSWLTVSTAAPEPTTKALGTLLIQEYALIFELLGIILLIALVGAASMARREK, from the coding sequence TTGAACCTTTACGATTTAATGTTTTACTTGTTTGCTGCATTGACAGTTATTTCTGGTTTTTTTGTTGTAACTAACAGAAATATCATCTACTCCGGTTTCTTTTTATTGTTCACATTCTTTGGTGTTGCTGGTATTTATGTTTTACTTGGTGCAGACTTTGTTGCTATAGTGCAGTTGATTGTTTATGTGGGCGGCATTCTGATATTACTGCTCTTTGGTGTGATGCTTACAAACACGATTACTAATGTAGAAATTAAAACCGGTACCATTAACATTTATCCTGCTACAATAGCTATTGGTTTATTAACCGGTTCATTACTGGCTGCTTTGATAAATTCATCTTGGTTAACAGTATCTACTGCAGCACCTGAGCCAACAACAAAAGCACTCGGTACTTTGCTTATTCAAGAGTATGCACTGATCTTTGAATTACTTGGAATTATTTTATTGATTGCACTTGTAGGTGCAGCATCAATGGCAAGAAGAGAAAAATAA
- the nuoK gene encoding NADH-quinone oxidoreductase subunit NuoK, with protein MEVGLNHFLVVSTLLFSMGIYAIVTRKNAILVLMGIELILNSANINFIAFSRFGNFGLQGHLIALFVIVLAAAEAAIALAIVLNIYKTLSTVNIDEIDNLKD; from the coding sequence ATGGAAGTAGGCTTAAATCATTTTTTAGTTGTAAGTACCTTGTTGTTCTCAATGGGTATTTATGCAATCGTAACAAGAAAAAATGCTATTCTGGTTTTAATGGGAATCGAATTAATCCTTAATTCAGCAAATATTAATTTTATCGCATTTTCACGATTTGGTAATTTCGGATTACAGGGTCATCTGATAGCATTATTTGTTATTGTGCTTGCAGCCGCCGAAGCTGCAATAGCACTGGCAATCGTTTTAAATATTTATAAAACATTATCAACTGTAAATATAGATGAGATTGATAATCTGAAAGATTAA
- the nuoL gene encoding NADH-quinone oxidoreductase subunit L codes for MTESVLINLSNAILFLPLLGFVVTLLLGKKVKSIFLFEVFILTIVLIASIVLAFGKLSYFVDDKITAEFEWFRLTDTFAIKLGFLIDNITVLMLFVVALISGLVHYFSIAYMKGDERYNRYFAYLGLFTFSMNGIVLTHSIIMMYMFWELVGLSSYLLIGFWFEKKSAADAGKKAFLVNRIGDTGMLIGILILYLTYHTFSFDQIFASISSGVLPFNSEFWLTMAGILLFMGAIGKSAQFPLHVWLPDAMEGPTPVSALIHAATMVAAGVYLTIRIFGLLTADAMMFIAIIGMLSAFIPATIALTQNDIKKVLAYSTVSQLGYMVMALGVGAYKFAFFHLVTHAFFKACLFLGSGSVIHSMHHEQDIRNMGGLRKKMPLTYATFLISSLAISGIPLTSGFLSKDGILASTFAFGSLTGYWIFTIVGLLVALLTAFYMFRLIIVTFHGGPKDQHKYEHAKESPFVMAMPLAVLAALSVFIFYTPNPLSAEQGWFLTKWINNPELHSPNSTRFDFMQSDMVEQASVSEHNSILYSEQYTEAMHGAHYPAMLLSLFVAVLGIFTAFVFYQWKKVDVDKLKGSLKPLYNFSLNKWFFDEFYQKTFVAGLFSFSRLMYWFDSKIVDGIVNGSAAVTHALSTFMGGFDKYVVDRFVNFMAYLSGFFGLLFRRVQTGKVQTYIVLVIFSIIIFFFFF; via the coding sequence ATGACAGAATCAGTTTTAATAAATTTATCAAATGCTATCTTATTCCTGCCCCTGCTGGGTTTTGTTGTAACCCTTCTACTTGGTAAAAAAGTTAAATCAATTTTTCTTTTTGAAGTTTTTATTCTGACTATTGTTCTGATAGCATCAATTGTATTAGCCTTTGGTAAGTTATCTTACTTCGTTGATGATAAAATTACAGCAGAGTTCGAATGGTTCAGGCTTACAGATACCTTCGCAATTAAACTTGGTTTTTTGATTGACAATATTACAGTGCTGATGCTGTTTGTTGTTGCACTTATTAGCGGACTTGTTCATTACTTTTCTATTGCATATATGAAGGGTGATGAAAGATATAACCGTTACTTTGCATATCTTGGTTTGTTTACTTTTTCTATGAATGGAATCGTTCTGACACACAGCATTATAATGATGTATATGTTCTGGGAGCTGGTCGGTCTTTCATCTTATTTACTGATTGGATTTTGGTTTGAGAAAAAATCTGCTGCTGATGCCGGTAAAAAAGCATTCCTCGTAAATAGAATCGGTGATACCGGAATGTTAATTGGAATTTTAATTTTATACCTAACCTATCACACTTTTTCATTTGATCAGATATTTGCTTCTATAAGCTCCGGTGTTTTGCCGTTCAATTCAGAATTCTGGCTGACAATGGCTGGTATTCTTCTTTTTATGGGTGCGATTGGAAAATCTGCTCAATTCCCTCTTCACGTTTGGTTACCTGATGCAATGGAAGGTCCCACTCCAGTTAGTGCTTTAATTCATGCTGCTACAATGGTTGCTGCGGGTGTTTATCTTACTATCAGAATATTCGGCTTGCTTACCGCTGATGCAATGATGTTTATTGCGATTATTGGAATGTTATCAGCATTTATACCGGCAACAATAGCTTTAACACAAAATGATATTAAAAAAGTTCTGGCTTACTCTACTGTTTCACAGCTTGGATATATGGTTATGGCACTTGGAGTCGGAGCTTATAAATTTGCTTTCTTCCACCTGGTTACTCATGCTTTCTTTAAAGCCTGTTTATTTCTGGGTTCTGGTTCTGTTATTCATTCTATGCACCACGAACAGGATATTAGAAATATGGGTGGGCTTAGAAAAAAGATGCCTTTAACTTATGCTACTTTCCTGATTTCATCATTAGCTATTTCAGGTATTCCGTTAACATCAGGATTTTTAAGTAAAGATGGAATACTTGCAAGCACTTTTGCTTTCGGATCGTTAACAGGTTATTGGATCTTTACAATAGTAGGTCTTCTTGTTGCACTTTTAACTGCTTTCTATATGTTTAGATTGATCATTGTTACATTTCATGGTGGACCAAAAGATCAGCATAAATATGAACACGCAAAAGAATCACCTTTTGTGATGGCAATGCCATTAGCAGTGTTAGCAGCATTATCAGTTTTTATTTTCTATACTCCAAATCCTTTAAGTGCAGAACAAGGATGGTTTTTAACCAAATGGATTAATAATCCTGAATTACATTCTCCTAATTCGACACGTTTTGATTTTATGCAATCTGATATGGTTGAACAAGCTTCTGTTTCTGAACATAATTCGATTTTGTATTCTGAACAATATACTGAAGCAATGCACGGCGCTCATTATCCAGCAATGCTCTTATCATTATTTGTTGCAGTACTTGGAATCTTTACTGCATTTGTGTTTTATCAATGGAAAAAAGTTGACGTTGATAAACTTAAAGGTTCATTAAAACCATTATATAATTTTTCACTTAACAAATGGTTCTTTGATGAGTTTTATCAAAAAACATTTGTTGCTGGATTATTCAGCTTCAGCAGACTTATGTACTGGTTTGATTCAAAAATTGTTGATGGAATTGTAAATGGTTCAGCAGCAGTTACGCATGCTCTCTCAACATTTATGGGCGGATTTGATAAATACGTTGTTGACAGATTTGTAAATTTTATGGCGTATTTAAGCGGCTTTTTCGGATTACTTTTCAGAAGAGTACAAACCGGAAAAGTTCAGACATACATCGTACTGGTTATATTCTCGATTATAATTTTTTTCTTTTTCTTTTAA